From Mucilaginibacter rubeus, a single genomic window includes:
- a CDS encoding ferritin-like domain-containing protein produces MATTKVKSPEQTNNVQESALNELFIDELKDIYWAEKHLSKALPKMAKAATSDELRSAIENHQAETERQIIRLEDAFASIGQKAVAVKCEAMAGLIKEGEEIVAETEKGSITRDAGIISAAQKIEHYEIASYGTLRTLASVLGYEHAAELLDSTLNEEKTCDSLLTQIAEAGINQASKIEKA; encoded by the coding sequence ATGGCAACAACTAAAGTAAAATCACCCGAACAAACCAACAATGTGCAGGAATCGGCCCTGAACGAATTGTTTATTGATGAACTGAAGGACATTTACTGGGCCGAAAAGCACCTTTCAAAGGCATTGCCTAAAATGGCCAAAGCTGCAACTTCAGACGAGTTGCGTTCGGCTATTGAAAATCATCAGGCCGAAACTGAGCGCCAAATCATCCGCCTGGAGGATGCTTTCGCTTCTATAGGTCAAAAAGCTGTAGCTGTAAAATGTGAAGCGATGGCCGGGCTTATCAAAGAAGGAGAGGAAATTGTGGCTGAAACCGAAAAAGGCAGCATCACCCGTGACGCCGGTATTATTTCGGCCGCGCAAAAAATTGAACATTATGAAATTGCTTCGTATGGTACGCTCCGCACATTGGCCAGTGTATTAGGTTATGAGCATGCCGCCGAACTGCTTGATTCAACCCTGAATGAGGAAAAAACATGCGATAGCCTGCTTACCCAAATTGCCGAAGCAGGCATTAACCAGGCATCGAAAATTGAAAAAGCTTAA
- a CDS encoding Ku protein → MRSIWKGSIGFGLVSIPVKLYSAVQTSSLDFDMLDSRDHARIRYQRVNENTHKEVPYDKIVKGYKLDEEYVIMDEQDFEDAAPEKSKVIEIESFVDIADVNPMFYETSYYTEPDTKNNKAYALLIQALTQSKKAGLARFVLRSTESLCIVHPLKNVLVVTRIRFAQEIRDTEDLNLPDKIDVSKKELDMGLTLINQYAEDFDVSKFKDEYNDELLKIIEAKSKGKRAKVKKLKPRKTGSDDLYDQLMASLKTKKGA, encoded by the coding sequence ATGAGATCAATATGGAAAGGTTCGATAGGGTTTGGGTTGGTGAGCATCCCGGTTAAATTGTATTCGGCAGTACAAACGAGCTCGCTTGATTTTGACATGCTGGATAGTCGTGATCATGCACGCATCCGTTATCAGCGGGTTAATGAAAACACCCATAAAGAAGTACCTTATGACAAAATTGTAAAAGGTTATAAGCTTGATGAGGAATATGTGATCATGGATGAGCAGGATTTTGAAGATGCCGCGCCCGAAAAAAGCAAAGTAATTGAAATAGAAAGCTTTGTTGATATTGCCGATGTAAACCCCATGTTTTACGAAACCTCTTATTACACCGAGCCAGATACCAAAAACAATAAAGCCTACGCCCTGCTTATCCAGGCCTTAACGCAATCAAAAAAAGCCGGGCTGGCGCGTTTTGTATTGCGCAGTACCGAAAGCCTTTGCATTGTCCATCCGTTAAAAAATGTATTGGTAGTAACCCGCATTCGTTTTGCACAGGAAATTCGTGATACGGAAGATCTTAACCTACCCGATAAAATTGACGTGAGCAAAAAGGAGTTGGATATGGGGCTTACGCTGATCAACCAGTACGCTGAGGATTTTGATGTATCCAAATTTAAAGATGAATACAACGATGAGTTACTTAAGATCATCGAGGCTAAATCAAAAGGCAAACGTGCGAAGGTTAAGAAACTTAAACCACGCAAAACCGGCAGCGACGATTTGTACGACCAGCTGATGGCCAGCTTAAAAACCAAGAAAGGGGCTTAG
- a CDS encoding SIMPL domain-containing protein produces MKKLFILAALLATTVGAFAQNVDLRRKIEVTGIAEQEVTPDIINVTISLQEYMDGKKHIAINDLEDQLEKAVKDAGIPSSDFTVNNVSAWNNTYQKKKAPDFLASKQYGLRVRDLNKFNQIMSKIDPKGIQSTNIESYDYSKMADLKRDLKIKALLAARDKATYLLAALGEKLGGAINITESDNSSFPQPRVYANTMMFKASADANVGDSDISFKTIKLNFQIQAVFEIVK; encoded by the coding sequence ATGAAAAAGCTATTTATCCTTGCCGCACTATTAGCAACTACTGTTGGAGCATTTGCCCAAAACGTTGACCTTAGGCGTAAAATTGAAGTTACCGGCATTGCCGAACAGGAAGTTACTCCTGATATTATAAACGTAACCATATCACTACAGGAATACATGGATGGCAAAAAACACATCGCCATTAATGACCTGGAAGACCAACTGGAAAAAGCCGTTAAAGATGCCGGCATTCCATCTTCTGATTTTACAGTGAACAATGTATCGGCCTGGAACAACACCTATCAAAAGAAAAAAGCACCTGATTTTTTGGCCAGCAAACAATATGGTTTACGTGTGCGCGATTTGAACAAGTTTAACCAGATCATGTCGAAAATTGATCCTAAAGGTATCCAGTCTACCAATATTGAAAGCTACGACTATTCAAAAATGGCCGATCTGAAACGCGACCTTAAAATTAAAGCCCTGCTTGCCGCCCGCGATAAAGCGACTTATCTGCTTGCTGCCCTTGGCGAAAAATTAGGCGGCGCCATTAACATCACCGAAAGTGATAACAGCAGTTTCCCTCAGCCACGTGTTTATGCCAACACCATGATGTTCAAAGCTTCGGCTGATGCCAATGTTGGTGATTCGGATATCAGCTTCAAAACCATCAAGCTAAACTTCCAGATCCAGGCAGTATTTGAGATTGTGAAGTAA
- a CDS encoding neutral zinc metallopeptidase has product MQWFGRRESDNVNDERGGGGGRLAIGGGVLGLIAAAIYFFTGVDPSALLNQVSTNQSARQEQTANKGPEDAGKHFVRVVLADTEDIWTKLFNDMGRTYEKPQLTLFNDYVESACGRASSASGPFYCPGDSQVYIDLSFYDELKNRFGAAGDFAQAYVIAHEVGHHVQNLLGISQKMDAARSRLSGRAYNKLSVKLELQADFYAGVWAHYEKSMKNVLDKGDIEEALNAANAIGDDRLQKQAQGHVEPDSFTHGTSAQRMYWFKKGFETGDINQGDTFGNGDLD; this is encoded by the coding sequence ATGCAATGGTTTGGCAGACGCGAAAGCGATAACGTTAATGATGAACGCGGCGGTGGTGGTGGCAGGTTAGCCATAGGTGGCGGGGTGCTTGGCCTTATAGCCGCTGCTATTTATTTTTTTACCGGGGTTGATCCTTCTGCTCTGCTTAACCAGGTGTCCACCAATCAGTCCGCCCGGCAGGAGCAAACAGCCAACAAAGGCCCCGAAGATGCCGGAAAGCATTTTGTACGTGTTGTTTTGGCCGATACTGAAGATATCTGGACAAAGCTGTTTAACGATATGGGCCGCACCTATGAAAAACCTCAGCTAACGTTATTTAATGACTATGTTGAGTCGGCCTGTGGGAGGGCCAGCTCTGCAAGCGGTCCGTTTTACTGCCCGGGTGATTCGCAGGTTTATATTGATCTTTCATTTTATGATGAACTTAAGAACCGTTTTGGCGCGGCGGGTGATTTTGCCCAGGCTTATGTGATTGCGCATGAAGTTGGGCATCACGTGCAAAACCTATTGGGGATCTCGCAAAAAATGGATGCTGCACGATCAAGACTTAGCGGACGTGCATACAATAAACTATCGGTAAAGCTGGAGTTACAAGCCGATTTTTATGCCGGCGTATGGGCACATTACGAAAAAAGCATGAAAAACGTGCTTGATAAAGGCGACATAGAAGAAGCCCTGAATGCCGCAAATGCCATTGGCGACGACCGGCTGCAAAAACAAGCCCAGGGGCATGTTGAGCCGGATAGCTTTACCCATGGAACCAGCGCCCAACGGATGTACTGGTTTAAAAAAGGGTTCGAAACCGGGGATATTAACCAGGGGGACACATTTGGCAATGGAGATTTGGATTGA
- the serS gene encoding serine--tRNA ligase: MLQVSYIRDNREQVLERLAVKNFKQPQLVDEIIELDDKRRSTQTSMDNVSAEANAAAKQIGELMRAGKKEEAEGLKGKTGAWKEEIKKLGDLLTITEEELYQKLVLLPNLPHSSVPKGLTPEDNEVVLENGDKPELPADALPHWELAAKYNLIDFELGVKITGAGFPVYKNKGAKLQRALINYFIDEAEKAGYSEVSVPLMVNEASGFGTSQLPDKEGQMYHVGVDNLYLIPTAEVPITNLYREVILKEDQLPVRNCGHTPCFRREAGSYGAHVRGLNRLHQFDKVEIVTIAHPDKSYEILELMSSHVQGLLQKLGLPYRVLRLCGGDMGFGSALTYDMETWSAAQQRWLEVSSVSNFETFQSNRLKLRFRNADGKTQLAHTLNGSALALPRIVATLLENNQTEKGIKVPEVLVPYTKFEWID, from the coding sequence ATGCTGCAAGTTAGTTATATCCGTGATAACCGGGAACAGGTTTTGGAACGTTTGGCTGTAAAAAATTTTAAACAGCCCCAACTGGTTGATGAAATAATTGAACTGGACGACAAACGTCGCTCCACTCAAACCAGTATGGATAATGTTTCGGCCGAGGCCAATGCAGCTGCAAAACAAATTGGCGAGTTGATGCGCGCCGGTAAAAAAGAAGAAGCCGAAGGCCTTAAAGGTAAAACAGGTGCATGGAAAGAAGAAATCAAAAAACTTGGTGATCTGCTTACCATTACCGAAGAAGAACTATATCAGAAATTAGTATTGCTGCCTAACTTGCCACACAGCTCGGTACCTAAAGGCCTTACGCCTGAGGATAACGAAGTGGTTTTGGAAAACGGTGACAAACCGGAACTGCCTGCCGATGCTTTGCCGCATTGGGAGCTGGCAGCAAAATATAACCTCATTGATTTTGAACTGGGCGTTAAAATAACCGGAGCCGGATTCCCTGTATACAAAAACAAAGGTGCTAAGCTGCAACGCGCTTTGATCAATTATTTTATTGACGAAGCAGAAAAAGCGGGCTACAGCGAAGTAAGCGTACCATTAATGGTGAATGAAGCATCAGGATTTGGTACTTCACAATTGCCGGATAAAGAAGGGCAGATGTACCATGTAGGTGTTGATAATCTGTACCTGATACCTACTGCTGAAGTGCCTATTACCAACCTGTACCGCGAAGTAATATTAAAAGAAGATCAGTTACCGGTACGTAACTGTGGCCATACCCCATGTTTCCGTCGTGAAGCAGGTTCTTATGGCGCGCACGTGCGTGGCCTGAACCGCTTACACCAGTTTGATAAGGTGGAGATTGTAACCATTGCTCATCCCGATAAATCATACGAGATATTGGAACTCATGAGCAGTCACGTACAAGGATTGTTGCAAAAATTAGGTTTGCCTTACCGTGTATTGCGTCTTTGTGGTGGCGATATGGGTTTTGGCTCTGCCTTAACTTATGATATGGAAACCTGGAGCGCTGCACAACAGCGCTGGCTGGAAGTATCATCAGTATCAAACTTTGAAACTTTTCAAAGCAACAGGCTTAAACTGCGTTTCCGTAATGCCGATGGTAAAACACAGTTGGCACATACGCTGAATGGTAGCGCGCTGGCCTTGCCACGTATAGTAGCTACGCTGTTAGAAAATAATCAGACTGAAAAAGGCATTAAAGTACCGGAAGTGCTTGTGCCTTATACCAAGTTTGAGTGGATTGATTAA
- the rsmI gene encoding 16S rRNA (cytidine(1402)-2'-O)-methyltransferase: protein MNQTQTGKLYLVPTPIGNLEDMTFRAIRILKEVDLILAEDTRTSAPLLKHFEINQKVFAHHQHNEHQSSNEIVKFLLEGKNIALISDAGTPAISDPGFFLVREALKFNIAVECLPGATAFVPALVNSGFPTDKFCFEGFLPLKKGRQTRYKFLAEEERTIILYESPHRLLKTLDEMATYFGADRQISVSRELTKMFEETVRGTVIEVKQYFETHPMKGEFVMCVAGATAKPAKGKYDRDEEEE, encoded by the coding sequence ATGAACCAAACACAAACAGGCAAACTATACTTAGTCCCCACCCCGATAGGTAATCTGGAGGATATGACCTTCAGGGCTATCCGGATACTAAAAGAGGTGGATCTGATACTGGCCGAGGATACCCGTACTTCCGCCCCGTTGTTGAAACACTTTGAGATCAATCAAAAAGTATTCGCGCATCATCAGCATAATGAGCACCAATCAAGTAACGAGATTGTTAAGTTTTTGCTGGAAGGTAAAAACATCGCGCTTATTTCGGACGCGGGTACGCCTGCTATTTCCGATCCGGGTTTTTTCCTGGTACGCGAGGCTTTAAAGTTTAACATCGCGGTAGAATGCCTTCCGGGAGCTACGGCCTTTGTACCGGCCCTGGTCAACTCTGGTTTCCCGACAGATAAATTCTGTTTTGAAGGTTTTTTACCGCTGAAAAAAGGTCGCCAAACCAGGTACAAGTTTTTGGCCGAAGAAGAGCGCACCATCATACTATATGAATCGCCCCACCGTTTGTTAAAAACACTGGATGAGATGGCTACCTATTTTGGTGCCGACAGGCAGATCTCGGTATCGCGCGAGCTTACCAAAATGTTTGAAGAAACCGTACGGGGCACTGTTATCGAAGTAAAACAATACTTTGAAACCCACCCCATGAAAGGCGAATTCGTAATGTGCGTGGCCGGGGCAACTGCTAAACCTGCTAAAGGGAAATATGACAGGGACGAGGAGGAGGAATAG
- the lnt gene encoding apolipoprotein N-acyltransferase, producing the protein MKKNLPLAILSGLLLWIAWPPTPYTTFLLFIGFVPMLLAVENIINDDKPKKGRRVFNVTFIGFFIWNSLSVYWVYNALKIVGELVAVPITLIPYSLGPLLMAAAFWLYYRLRLVAPRWVALIGLVCFWIGYEYLHQSWDLYFPWMTLGNGFAVAHQWIQWYEYTGVYGGTVWIWAANILAFLIYIGFREAQTKKNRMALSGALLIVIIAPIGYSLSVYSNYVEEVNPSNIVVAQPNIDPYEKDGTIPPALQVDILIHLSRQVAQPNTEFFIWPETAIPAPVYINEEQIGQNTFIKQAQFFLRKYPNGNLVTGAETYRLYNNRATPTAIPSPFGGDQFADFYSTALNLENGDRIQTYHKSRFVPGAESMPFGEALSFLKPVFEHLGGATGNYAPDKDAKVLYSQSGIGVDPVICYESIWGGYIARSVKKGAQFIAIITNDGWWENTSGKDQHLQYAKLRAIETRRWVCQSANTGISGFINQRGDVVKHTEWWTKTAIKQDINLNSELTFYVKHGDYIPQAGSILAGIGMIFLLGMRLRKKQTLTA; encoded by the coding sequence ATGAAAAAAAACCTACCATTAGCCATACTATCGGGCTTGCTTTTGTGGATAGCCTGGCCGCCTACTCCTTATACTACCTTTTTACTTTTCATTGGCTTTGTGCCTATGCTGCTGGCTGTCGAAAACATCATTAATGATGATAAGCCTAAAAAAGGCAGGCGGGTATTTAATGTAACTTTTATTGGCTTTTTTATCTGGAACTCATTATCTGTTTACTGGGTTTATAACGCGCTTAAAATAGTGGGCGAGCTTGTAGCTGTTCCTATCACGCTCATCCCCTATTCGCTTGGGCCCTTGTTGATGGCAGCTGCCTTCTGGTTATATTACCGGTTAAGGCTGGTCGCGCCCCGTTGGGTAGCGCTCATTGGCCTGGTTTGTTTCTGGATCGGGTACGAATATCTACATCAAAGCTGGGACCTTTATTTTCCGTGGATGACACTCGGCAATGGCTTTGCCGTAGCGCATCAGTGGATACAATGGTATGAATACACAGGTGTATACGGAGGTACTGTATGGATTTGGGCTGCCAATATCCTGGCCTTTTTAATTTACATTGGCTTCCGCGAAGCTCAGACAAAAAAAAACCGAATGGCATTGTCCGGAGCTTTGCTGATTGTTATCATAGCTCCTATCGGCTATTCATTATCTGTTTACAGCAATTATGTTGAGGAAGTAAACCCTTCAAATATTGTTGTTGCCCAGCCCAATATCGATCCTTATGAGAAGGATGGCACCATTCCTCCTGCTTTGCAGGTTGATATCCTCATCCACCTTTCCAGGCAGGTAGCACAACCCAATACCGAGTTTTTTATCTGGCCGGAAACAGCTATCCCTGCGCCTGTTTATATTAATGAAGAACAGATAGGCCAAAACACTTTCATCAAGCAAGCCCAATTCTTTTTACGCAAATATCCGAATGGCAACCTGGTTACCGGTGCCGAAACATACAGGCTTTATAACAACAGGGCTACCCCAACAGCTATACCTTCACCATTTGGCGGCGACCAGTTTGCTGATTTTTACAGCACAGCGCTTAACTTAGAGAATGGCGACAGGATCCAAACCTATCATAAATCGCGCTTTGTGCCCGGGGCCGAATCCATGCCTTTTGGCGAAGCGCTCTCATTCCTGAAACCTGTATTTGAGCATTTAGGTGGTGCTACCGGTAACTATGCTCCCGACAAAGACGCGAAAGTGCTTTACTCGCAAAGCGGCATCGGCGTTGATCCCGTTATCTGCTACGAATCGATATGGGGAGGCTATATTGCCCGCTCCGTTAAAAAAGGGGCACAATTTATCGCCATTATCACCAATGATGGCTGGTGGGAAAACACGTCGGGTAAAGACCAGCATTTACAATACGCCAAACTTCGAGCTATTGAAACACGACGTTGGGTTTGTCAATCGGCAAATACCGGTATCTCCGGCTTCATCAATCAACGCGGAGATGTTGTTAAACATACCGAATGGTGGACCAAAACGGCCATCAAACAAGATATTAACCTTAACAGCGAACTTACCTTTTACGTTAAACACGGCGATTACATACCGCAAGCAGGTAGCATACTGGCAGGAATTGGAATGATATTTTTACTGGGGATGAGATTGAGGAAAAAACAGACGCTAACCGCTTAA
- a CDS encoding TetR/AcrR family transcriptional regulator, producing MARSKDFDEAEVLSKAVCIFWHKGYNGTSMQDLVEGLGISRSSLYDTFGDKHALYIKALDSYQKSGGDQMCSIIKDEASAKEAIKKLLELTTRDLLNDEQRKGCFMVNAEIELAAHDAEVKEMICRNEQQFEKAVYLAVKKGQDSGEIHNRQDALALARFIINAVRGMQVSAKATADKAFFDDIIKTTLSVLD from the coding sequence ATGGCACGAAGTAAAGATTTTGATGAAGCCGAGGTACTGAGCAAGGCCGTTTGCATTTTTTGGCATAAAGGCTACAATGGCACGTCTATGCAGGACCTGGTGGAAGGTTTGGGTATAAGTCGTTCCAGTTTGTACGATACCTTTGGCGATAAGCATGCTTTATATATTAAAGCTTTGGATAGTTATCAAAAGTCGGGGGGCGACCAGATGTGCAGCATCATAAAAGATGAAGCATCGGCCAAAGAAGCGATAAAAAAACTTTTGGAGCTCACCACGCGCGATTTGTTAAATGACGAACAGCGCAAAGGCTGCTTCATGGTAAACGCCGAAATTGAACTTGCCGCGCATGATGCCGAGGTAAAGGAGATGATATGCCGCAACGAGCAGCAGTTTGAAAAGGCCGTTTACCTTGCCGTAAAAAAAGGGCAGGACAGCGGCGAGATCCATAACCGTCAGGATGCCCTGGCGCTGGCCCGGTTTATCATTAACGCCGTGCGTGGCATGCAGGTATCGGCCAAGGCAACTGCCGACAAGGCATTTTTTGATGATATTATAAAAACGACCCTGTCGGTACTTGATTAA
- a CDS encoding glucose 1-dehydrogenase, with translation MKKLENKVAVVTGASKGIGAGIAKSLASEGAAVVVNYASDKTGADKVVAEITANGGKAIAVQGSVAVKADVDRLFAETQEAFGGVDVLVNNAGVYQFTPIEAVTEDEFHRQFNTNVLGLLLASQAAVNSFGDKGGSIINVSSTVTRITPPQSAIYTGTKGAVDSITQVLSKELGPKKIRVNAINPGMVETEGTHTAGFIGSDFQIEIEKTTPLGRIGQPDDIAPVAVFLASDDSRWLTGEIIIASGGVR, from the coding sequence ATGAAAAAATTAGAGAACAAAGTTGCAGTTGTAACAGGGGCATCAAAAGGTATTGGCGCAGGCATAGCTAAAAGCCTGGCTTCAGAAGGTGCAGCAGTAGTGGTAAATTATGCATCAGACAAAACAGGTGCTGATAAAGTGGTTGCTGAAATCACAGCAAATGGTGGCAAAGCCATCGCGGTACAAGGTAGCGTAGCAGTAAAAGCAGATGTTGATCGCCTTTTTGCGGAAACCCAGGAAGCTTTTGGTGGCGTTGACGTTTTGGTAAACAACGCAGGTGTATATCAATTTACACCGATAGAAGCAGTTACTGAAGATGAGTTTCACCGCCAGTTTAATACCAATGTGCTTGGTTTATTACTTGCATCACAAGCCGCGGTTAACAGCTTTGGCGATAAAGGTGGCAGTATAATTAACGTAAGCTCGACTGTAACCCGTATCACTCCGCCGCAAAGCGCTATTTATACAGGTACCAAAGGCGCTGTTGATTCTATCACACAGGTATTATCTAAAGAACTTGGTCCCAAAAAAATCCGCGTAAACGCTATCAATCCCGGTATGGTTGAAACTGAAGGAACGCACACTGCAGGCTTTATAGGTAGCGATTTCCAGATAGAGATAGAGAAAACTACACCGCTTGGCCGTATTGGTCAGCCGGATGATATCGCTCCAGTTGCCGTGTTCCTGGCTTCTGACGACTCTCGCTGGTTAACCGGCGAAATTATCATTGCCAGCGGCGGTGTAAGATAA
- a CDS encoding N-acetylglucosamine kinase, with product MILVADSGSSKTDWLLTVSDQETRSFLTAGLNPYFLTEKEIARIILEQAPEMVAFAAEISEVYFFGAGCSSPDRHEVVSNALSQHFGKAYISVDSDLLGCAYATCGHEKGICCVLGTGSNISFFDGEDIYDGQHGLGFVLGDEGSGTWFGKKLITDFLYGNMPHEISQKFDKAYHLNKEIVIKNVYQKPNANTYLASFSKFVSEIKETEYGHSMLVDGLVEFIESNIKSYPEYHKYKCHFVGSIAYSFADELTALCTLHGVKTGKIIKQPINDLMAFVLKRNEMATEE from the coding sequence ATGATATTAGTTGCAGATAGCGGGTCATCAAAAACCGACTGGCTGCTGACCGTTTCAGACCAGGAAACCCGCTCGTTCCTTACAGCCGGGTTAAACCCTTATTTTTTAACCGAAAAGGAGATTGCCCGTATTATTCTTGAACAGGCACCTGAAATGGTAGCGTTTGCGGCCGAAATTTCTGAAGTATACTTTTTTGGCGCTGGTTGCAGCAGCCCGGATAGGCATGAGGTTGTATCTAATGCCCTAAGCCAGCATTTTGGCAAAGCATATATTAGTGTCGACAGCGATTTGCTGGGATGCGCCTATGCAACCTGCGGCCATGAAAAGGGTATCTGCTGTGTGTTAGGTACCGGCAGTAATATTTCCTTTTTTGACGGCGAAGATATCTACGATGGCCAGCACGGCCTTGGCTTTGTTTTGGGCGATGAAGGTTCAGGTACCTGGTTCGGCAAAAAACTGATCACCGATTTTTTATACGGCAATATGCCGCATGAGATCAGCCAAAAATTTGATAAGGCTTATCACCTGAATAAGGAAATCGTGATCAAAAATGTATACCAGAAACCTAATGCCAACACTTATCTGGCATCGTTCAGTAAGTTTGTAAGCGAGATCAAGGAAACCGAATATGGCCACTCCATGCTGGTTGATGGTCTGGTAGAATTTATTGAGAGCAACATTAAATCATACCCCGAGTACCATAAATACAAATGTCATTTTGTAGGTTCCATAGCCTACTCTTTTGCCGATGAATTAACCGCGCTTTGCACGCTGCATGGAGTAAAAACCGGCAAGATCATCAAGCAGCCAATCAACGATCTGATGGCTTTTGTGCTCAAGCGCAATGAAATGGCTACTGAGGAGTAG
- a CDS encoding response regulator, translating to MTTPFKTCLLIDDNYIDNFITRRVLESSNFAENIIVRQSPMEAIESLRDGSVDPDVIFLDIRMPMMSGFEFLHEYDGLEIAKKGIKIYMLSSSLDPTDMKQSSDNKHITQFIHKPLTVKVLEEICQ from the coding sequence ATGACTACCCCTTTTAAAACCTGCCTGCTTATTGATGATAACTACATTGATAACTTCATAACGCGGCGGGTTTTAGAGAGCAGTAATTTTGCCGAGAACATCATTGTGCGTCAGTCGCCGATGGAGGCCATTGAATCATTAAGGGACGGATCGGTAGATCCCGACGTTATTTTTTTAGATATCAGGATGCCAATGATGAGCGGTTTTGAATTTCTGCACGAATATGATGGGTTAGAAATAGCTAAAAAAGGAATTAAAATATATATGTTATCGTCATCGCTTGATCCTACAGATATGAAGCAGTCAAGTGATAATAAGCATATTACTCAGTTTATTCATAAACCACTTACCGTTAAAGTGCTCGAAGAAATTTGTCAATGA
- a CDS encoding TolC family protein yields the protein MMIKKIACLVFTFAMASAIAKAQQPAQPLLSLKDAVEIALKNNYNIKLSQNNSTIASNNVSAGNAGMLPQLNGSFTDNNSRQSTKQTLNTGKYNNINAHNSNNSYGVNLNWTIFDGFGMFANYDQLKQLDKLGVLRLQDTVQRTVASVINTYYDLISQNEQVKALKGAIDISRTQLRIATDKFNVGRASRLDVLNAQVNLNTDTGNLIIQYQLFKSTKIQLNQLLIRDLQTDFSVADTIVVDDKLILADVLNNAQLQNPGILSAQINQRLAEINLKQVRSTRYPQVGLTSGYVFTNSKTPAGFTISQNAHGLNYGLTASINIFDGFNQNRREKNAKIQIDNAGIAAKQTKLNIESQINSLFVAYLSGLDLVKLEEANVNLNKKNLDITLDKYKLGNITPLEVREAQRNYLDAQSKFFAAQYQSKQAEIMLKQITNSINIQ from the coding sequence ATGATGATCAAGAAAATAGCTTGCCTGGTTTTTACTTTCGCGATGGCATCGGCCATCGCGAAAGCCCAGCAGCCGGCGCAACCATTGCTATCCCTTAAAGACGCGGTGGAAATAGCCCTAAAGAATAACTATAATATTAAGTTGTCGCAAAACAATTCAACCATCGCGTCAAACAACGTTAGTGCGGGTAACGCGGGTATGCTGCCACAACTTAATGGTAGCTTTACCGATAACAACAGCCGCCAGTCAACCAAACAAACGCTTAACACTGGCAAATACAATAACATTAATGCCCATAACTCTAACAACAGCTATGGCGTAAACCTTAACTGGACAATTTTTGACGGCTTTGGTATGTTCGCCAACTACGATCAGCTTAAACAGCTGGATAAGCTTGGTGTTTTAAGGTTACAGGATACCGTACAACGTACCGTTGCCAGTGTGATCAATACATATTACGACCTCATTAGTCAAAACGAACAGGTTAAGGCATTGAAAGGGGCGATAGACATATCCAGGACACAGCTACGTATTGCTACCGATAAATTTAATGTAGGTCGCGCCTCGAGGCTTGATGTATTAAACGCGCAGGTAAATTTGAATACTGATACCGGTAATCTGATTATCCAGTACCAGTTATTTAAATCAACCAAAATACAGCTTAACCAGTTATTGATCCGCGATCTGCAAACGGATTTTTCGGTGGCAGACACCATTGTGGTTGATGATAAACTTATTTTGGCCGATGTACTTAACAACGCGCAGCTGCAAAACCCGGGAATCTTATCGGCACAAATTAACCAGCGCCTGGCCGAGATCAATCTGAAACAGGTACGCTCGACACGTTACCCGCAGGTTGGTTTAACGTCTGGCTATGTGTTTACCAATAGCAAAACACCCGCAGGTTTTACCATATCACAAAATGCACACGGGCTTAACTACGGACTAACCGCAAGCATTAATATTTTTGACGGCTTTAACCAAAACAGGCGCGAAAAAAATGCTAAGATCCAGATTGATAATGCCGGTATTGCTGCCAAACAAACCAAGCTGAATATTGAAAGCCAGATCAACAGTTTGTTTGTTGCCTACCTTTCGGGGCTCGACCTGGTAAAACTGGAAGAAGCTAACGTGAACCTTAACAAAAAGAACCTGGATATTACGCTTGATAAATATAAGCTGGGCAATATTACGCCACTTGAGGTAAGGGAAGCACAACGCAATTACCTCGACGCGCAATCAAAATTTTTTGCCGCGCAGTACCAGAGTAAACAGGCCGAGATCATGTTAAAACAAATCACCAATAGTATTAACATCCAATAA